The following nucleotide sequence is from Thermus antranikianii DSM 12462.
TTTAATAGGGGGGCACACCTTAGCACGAGGAGGTGCCCCGTGGACCAGGATACCTTGCGAATCTTGCTGAGGGAAGCGGTGCGGGAGACGGTGGCCGAGGTTTTGCAGACGGTTCTGGAGTTGGACCGGACGGCCTTCTTGCAGGTGCACGGAGGCCGCAGGAA
It contains:
- a CDS encoding transposase, which gives rise to MFNRGAHLSTRRCPVDQDTLRILLREAVRETVAEVLQTVLELDRTAFLQVHGGRRNGYYPRKLETAFGQVDLKVPRDRESRYYPAFLKPYVRRLVDVGEVAV